Proteins encoded together in one Thermomonospora curvata DSM 43183 window:
- a CDS encoding AMP-binding protein — translation MPVPHLLDETAARLPRRTAYIFYGRRLAYRQVRNLVDRFAAGLQTLGVRPGDRVSLVLPNCPQMAIVFFAVLRLGAVAVPHNPLYTAEEMGRQLADCGSRVAVVLDRSYATVRSVRHSVPLEHVVVTSLTEYLPWPQRLALRLPLASMRRKRAALTAEVPPDPGVIGFGELLRRSRQPARQTWLVPDRHPAAIQYTGGTEGRPKGVTLTHRNLVANAYQKQTWDLESRDGREVTLAVLPLFHSFGMTACLIAPVVRAETVVLLPRYDAGQVIRALRRYRPTIFPGVPTLYEQVLDTPGVERRDLASVRLWLSGASSLTARTIERFHRMGLRGLVQAYGLTEASPAVSSNPGDGRARNETVGLPLPSTDVVIVDVDDPTRVLPPGRPGEVVVRGPQVFAGYWNRPEETARVLSNGWLRTGDIGVMSPDGFLTILDRKQDLIKVSGFSVYPSEVEEVLYRHPAVIECAVVGVPDERRGEKVVACVVEHPAYPFSADELRRHCEKYLSHYKVPEEFLPRSALPRSGIGKVMRRVLREECLLEVTH, via the coding sequence GTGCCCGTCCCCCATCTGCTCGATGAGACGGCGGCGCGGCTGCCCCGGCGCACCGCCTACATCTTCTACGGCCGGCGGCTCGCCTACCGGCAGGTCCGGAACCTGGTCGACCGGTTCGCCGCCGGGCTGCAGACGCTGGGGGTGCGGCCGGGCGACCGGGTGTCTTTGGTGCTGCCCAACTGCCCGCAGATGGCCATCGTGTTCTTTGCGGTGCTGCGGCTGGGGGCGGTGGCGGTGCCGCACAACCCGCTGTACACCGCCGAGGAGATGGGCCGTCAGCTCGCCGACTGCGGCTCCCGGGTGGCCGTGGTCCTGGACCGCTCCTACGCCACGGTGCGTTCGGTCCGCCACAGCGTGCCGCTGGAGCACGTGGTCGTCACCTCCCTGACGGAGTACCTGCCGTGGCCGCAGCGGCTGGCGCTGCGGCTGCCCCTGGCGAGCATGCGGCGCAAACGGGCCGCCCTCACCGCCGAGGTCCCGCCCGACCCGGGCGTGATCGGGTTCGGGGAGCTGTTGCGCCGCAGCCGGCAGCCGGCCCGGCAGACGTGGCTGGTCCCCGACCGGCACCCGGCCGCCATCCAGTACACCGGCGGCACCGAGGGCCGTCCCAAGGGAGTGACGCTCACCCACCGCAACCTGGTCGCCAACGCCTACCAGAAGCAGACCTGGGACTTGGAGAGCCGGGACGGGCGGGAGGTGACGCTGGCGGTCCTGCCGCTGTTCCACTCGTTCGGGATGACCGCCTGCCTGATCGCACCGGTGGTGCGGGCCGAGACGGTGGTGCTGCTGCCGCGCTACGACGCCGGCCAGGTGATCCGGGCGCTGCGCCGGTACCGGCCGACGATCTTCCCCGGGGTGCCCACGCTGTATGAACAGGTGCTCGACACCCCGGGGGTGGAGCGGCGGGATCTGGCGTCGGTGCGGCTGTGGCTGTCGGGGGCCAGTTCGCTGACCGCCCGGACCATCGAACGTTTCCACCGGATGGGGCTGAGAGGGCTGGTCCAGGCCTACGGGCTGACCGAGGCGTCCCCGGCGGTCTCCTCCAACCCCGGTGACGGGCGGGCCCGCAACGAGACGGTGGGGCTGCCGCTGCCGAGCACCGACGTGGTGATCGTGGACGTCGACGACCCCACCCGGGTGCTGCCGCCGGGGCGCCCCGGGGAGGTGGTGGTGCGCGGCCCGCAGGTGTTCGCCGGGTACTGGAACCGGCCGGAGGAGACCGCCCGGGTGCTGTCGAACGGCTGGCTGCGCACCGGCGACATCGGAGTGATGAGCCCCGATGGGTTCCTGACGATCCTGGACCGCAAACAGGACCTGATCAAGGTCAGCGGGTTCAGCGTGTACCCCTCGGAAGTGGAGGAGGTGCTGTACCGGCACCCGGCGGTGATCGAGTGCGCGGTGGTCGGGGTGCCCGATGAGCGGCGCGGCGAGAAGGTGGTGGCCTGCGTGGTGGAGCACCCGGCCTACCCGTTCTCGGCCGACGAGCTGCGGCGGCACTGCGAGAAGTACCTGTCGCACTACAAGGTGCCGGAGGAGTTCCTGCCGCGGTCCGCGCTGCCCCGGTCGGGCATCGGCAAGGTGATGCGCCGGGTGCTGCGCGAAGAATGCCTGCTGGAGGTCACGCATTAG
- a CDS encoding zf-TFIIB domain-containing protein yields the protein MQCPKCRGTMRTYDRNGVQIEQCDMCRGIFLDYGELEALIRMQQTYMQAPPPPPAAAPAPGWGQPQVHHHHHGTPHYRHRSLFHMLFST from the coding sequence ATGCAGTGCCCCAAGTGCCGCGGCACGATGCGGACGTACGACCGCAACGGAGTGCAGATCGAGCAGTGTGACATGTGCCGGGGGATCTTCCTCGACTACGGCGAGCTGGAGGCTCTGATCCGCATGCAGCAGACCTACATGCAGGCTCCGCCGCCTCCGCCGGCCGCCGCTCCCGCCCCCGGCTGGGGCCAGCCGCAGGTGCATCACCACCACCACGGGACGCCGCACTACCGGCACCGCAGCCTCTTCCACATGCTGTTCTCCACCTGA
- a CDS encoding SigE family RNA polymerase sigma factor — protein sequence MTPQGSRDETARVEFHHFFQQHHRELARLAYLLLGDPDAADDLAADALVAAWRRWDQVRDADHPLAYVRRIVVNMCNSRLRDLIRERGRLSALGSVSFDRGTEGPDVPAVLDVRDALRRLPARKRACLVLRYAFDLSEQETARVLGVSVGTVKSQTSKAAAELERLLRRGSGSAANVLSGYRAGVMRAQDRPGRGA from the coding sequence TTGACCCCACAGGGTTCCCGGGACGAGACCGCCCGAGTGGAGTTCCATCACTTCTTCCAGCAGCACCACCGTGAGCTCGCCCGGCTGGCCTACCTGCTGCTCGGCGACCCGGACGCCGCCGACGACCTGGCCGCCGACGCGCTGGTGGCCGCCTGGCGCAGATGGGATCAGGTCCGTGACGCCGACCATCCGCTGGCCTATGTGCGACGGATCGTGGTGAACATGTGCAACAGCCGGCTGCGCGACCTGATCCGCGAGCGCGGCAGGCTGTCGGCGCTGGGCTCGGTCTCCTTCGACCGCGGCACCGAGGGGCCGGACGTCCCGGCGGTGCTGGACGTGCGGGACGCGCTGCGGCGGCTGCCCGCCCGCAAACGCGCCTGCCTGGTACTGCGGTACGCCTTCGACCTGTCGGAGCAGGAGACCGCGCGGGTGCTGGGGGTGTCGGTCGGCACGGTCAAAAGCCAGACCTCCAAGGCGGCGGCGGAGCTGGAGCGGCTGCTGCGGCGGGGGTCGGGGTCGGCGGCCAATGTCCTGTCCGGTTACCGTGCCGGTGTCATGCGAGCCCAGGACCGGCCCGGGAGGGGGGCGTGA
- the pgm gene encoding phosphoglucomutase (alpha-D-glucose-1,6-bisphosphate-dependent), with product MVHERAGRPARPEDLVDVARLVTAYYTLHPDPGEPAQRVSFGTSGHRGSALNSSFNEDHILATSQAICEYRAAQGVDGPLFLGADTHALSQPAQATALEVFAANGVRVLIDERGGYTPTPAISRAILAHNRGRRSGLADGVVVTPSHNPPSDGGFKYNPPSGGPAGTEATSWIQDRANAIIAGGLKEVRRIPYERALAAETTGRYDFLGRYVEELPHVIELEAIRAAGVRIGADPLGGASVAYWGEIADRYGLELTVVNPHTDPTWRFMTLDWDGKIRMDCSSPHAMASLIENRTAFDVATGNDADADRHGIVTPDGGLMNPNHFLAVAIEHLFTHRRDWPEAAGVGKTLVSSGMIDRVAAALGRPLLEVPVGFKWFVPGLLEGSLGFGGEESAGASFLRRDGTVWTTDKDGIILALLAAEIIAVTGQSPSRRYAALTERHGDPAYARLDAPATREQKEVLKKLSAAQITADTLAGDPITAVLTEAPGNGAPIGGVKVCTEHAWFAARPSGTEDVYKIYAESFRGPDHLALVQDEARELVNRTLAG from the coding sequence ATGGTGCACGAGCGCGCGGGGCGACCGGCCCGGCCGGAGGACCTGGTGGACGTGGCGCGCCTGGTGACCGCCTACTACACGCTGCACCCCGACCCCGGCGAGCCCGCCCAGCGGGTGTCCTTCGGGACCTCCGGGCACCGCGGGTCGGCGCTGAACTCCTCCTTCAACGAGGACCACATCCTGGCCACCAGCCAGGCCATCTGCGAGTACCGCGCCGCCCAGGGCGTGGACGGGCCGCTGTTCCTGGGCGCCGACACCCACGCCCTCTCCCAGCCCGCCCAGGCCACCGCGCTGGAGGTCTTCGCCGCCAACGGGGTGCGGGTGCTCATCGACGAACGCGGCGGCTACACCCCCACCCCGGCGATCTCACGCGCCATCCTGGCGCACAACCGCGGCCGCCGCAGCGGCCTGGCCGACGGGGTGGTGGTCACCCCCTCCCACAACCCGCCCTCCGACGGCGGCTTCAAGTACAACCCGCCCAGCGGCGGCCCGGCCGGCACCGAGGCCACCTCCTGGATCCAGGACCGGGCCAACGCGATCATCGCCGGCGGGCTCAAGGAGGTCCGGCGCATCCCGTATGAGCGGGCGCTGGCGGCCGAGACCACCGGCCGCTACGACTTCCTGGGCCGCTATGTGGAAGAACTGCCGCACGTCATCGAGCTGGAGGCGATCCGCGCGGCCGGGGTGCGCATCGGCGCCGACCCGCTGGGCGGTGCGTCCGTCGCCTACTGGGGGGAGATCGCCGACCGGTACGGGCTGGAGCTGACCGTCGTCAACCCCCACACCGACCCCACCTGGCGGTTCATGACGCTGGACTGGGACGGCAAGATCCGCATGGACTGCTCCTCCCCGCACGCGATGGCCTCGCTGATCGAGAACCGCACCGCCTTCGATGTGGCCACCGGCAACGACGCCGACGCCGACCGGCACGGCATCGTCACCCCCGACGGCGGGCTGATGAACCCCAACCACTTCCTGGCCGTGGCCATCGAGCACCTGTTCACCCACCGGCGGGACTGGCCGGAGGCGGCCGGGGTGGGCAAGACGCTGGTCAGCAGCGGCATGATCGACCGGGTGGCGGCGGCGCTGGGCCGGCCGCTGCTGGAGGTGCCGGTCGGCTTCAAATGGTTCGTGCCGGGCCTGCTGGAGGGCAGCCTGGGCTTCGGCGGCGAGGAGAGTGCGGGGGCCTCCTTCCTGCGCCGCGACGGGACGGTGTGGACCACCGACAAGGACGGCATCATCCTGGCGCTGCTGGCCGCCGAGATCATCGCCGTCACCGGGCAGTCGCCCAGCCGCCGCTATGCGGCGCTGACCGAACGGCACGGCGACCCCGCCTACGCCCGCCTGGACGCGCCCGCCACCCGTGAGCAGAAGGAGGTGCTCAAGAAGCTGTCGGCGGCGCAGATCACCGCCGACACGCTGGCCGGGGACCCGATCACCGCCGTGCTGACCGAGGCGCCCGGCAACGGCGCCCCGATCGGCGGCGTCAAGGTCTGCACCGAGCACGCCTGGTTCGCCGCCCGGCCGTCCGGCACCGAGGACGTCTACAAGATCTACGCCGAGTCCTTCCGCGGCCCCGACCACCTGGCCCTGGTTCAGGACGAGGCCCGCGAGCTGGTGAACCGCACCCTGGCGGGCTGA
- a CDS encoding LysE family translocator: protein MDAAQLLLFAGIVQLGVMSPGPDFAITVRNTVISGRRMGMVTALGIATGIVVWSLGAALGVAALLAASARAYLVVKLIGAAYLLFLGVKAVRSALRGEYTAAVGGGGERTAPRLGTGFRQGLLCNVLNPKVAAFYMALIPQFLPPAPQVVDVLALSAISVTLTGVWFVLVAAVVGALRRVLERPAVRRRIDAVTGFVLMGLGFKLASS from the coding sequence ATGGACGCCGCGCAGTTGTTGCTGTTCGCCGGGATCGTGCAGCTGGGGGTGATGTCCCCCGGGCCCGACTTTGCGATCACCGTCCGTAACACGGTGATATCCGGACGGCGGATGGGCATGGTGACCGCGCTGGGCATCGCGACCGGGATCGTGGTGTGGTCGCTGGGCGCGGCGCTGGGGGTGGCGGCGCTGCTGGCCGCCTCGGCGCGGGCCTACCTGGTGGTCAAGCTGATCGGCGCGGCCTACCTGCTGTTCCTGGGAGTGAAGGCGGTGCGGTCGGCGCTGCGCGGGGAGTACACCGCGGCTGTGGGCGGCGGCGGTGAGCGCACCGCGCCGAGGCTGGGGACCGGTTTCCGGCAGGGCCTGTTGTGCAACGTGCTCAACCCCAAGGTGGCGGCCTTCTACATGGCGTTGATCCCGCAGTTCCTGCCGCCCGCGCCGCAAGTGGTCGACGTCCTGGCATTGTCGGCGATCTCGGTGACGCTGACCGGGGTGTGGTTCGTGCTGGTGGCCGCCGTGGTGGGCGCGTTGCGACGGGTGCTGGAGCGCCCTGCGGTCCGCCGGCGCATCGACGCCGTCACCGGATTCGTGCTGATGGGGCTGGGGTTCAAACTGGCGTCCAGCTGA
- a CDS encoding 3' terminal RNA ribose 2'-O-methyltransferase Hen1, translating into MLLTITTTATPATDLGFLLHKHPDKVQTFDQAFGTAHVFYPEATCERCTAALLLEVDPIRLARTKGKDAPDFSLGQYVNDRPYAASSLLATAMAAVFRTALRGRCDARPQLAATAIPLEITLPALPCRGGPGLAGRLLEPLGWRVEATPVPLDPAFPEWGDSPYLTLTLRGTLRLADALNQLYVLLPVLDQAKHYWVAPEEVDKLIRAGEGWLASHPERALIVRRYLANRRGLVRSALGRLAQADDAPEDALDRDPIDEEPQAPPAACEEDGGLPAAAPLAEQRIRAVLQVLRDHDAPRVIDLGCGAGRLLTRLLADPFFTRVTGVDVSHRALAMARRNAERAAVGRERRWEVFQGALTYADGRFGGHDAAVLMEVIEHIDPPRLPAVERVVFGDAAPRLIVVTTPNAEYNVRYEGLAPGAMRHPDHRFEWTRKEFRAWAHRVADAYGYRVRFLPVGEDDPELGPPTQMGVFTR; encoded by the coding sequence GTGCTGCTGACGATCACCACCACGGCCACCCCGGCGACCGATCTGGGATTCCTGCTGCACAAGCATCCCGACAAGGTGCAGACCTTCGACCAGGCGTTCGGCACGGCCCACGTGTTCTACCCCGAGGCGACCTGCGAACGCTGCACCGCCGCGTTGCTGCTGGAGGTCGATCCGATCAGGCTGGCACGCACCAAGGGCAAGGACGCCCCCGACTTCTCCCTCGGCCAGTACGTCAACGACCGCCCGTATGCGGCCTCCTCCCTGCTGGCCACGGCCATGGCCGCGGTCTTCCGCACCGCGCTGCGCGGCCGCTGCGACGCCCGCCCCCAGCTGGCCGCCACGGCGATCCCGCTGGAGATCACCCTGCCCGCGCTGCCCTGCCGCGGCGGCCCCGGCCTGGCCGGGCGGCTGCTCGAACCGCTGGGCTGGCGGGTCGAGGCGACCCCGGTGCCGCTGGACCCGGCCTTCCCCGAATGGGGCGACTCCCCGTACCTGACGCTGACCCTGCGCGGCACACTGCGCCTGGCCGACGCCCTCAACCAGCTGTATGTGCTGCTGCCGGTGCTCGACCAGGCCAAGCACTACTGGGTGGCGCCCGAGGAGGTGGACAAACTGATCCGGGCGGGGGAGGGCTGGCTGGCCTCCCACCCGGAGCGGGCCCTCATCGTCCGCCGCTACCTGGCCAACCGGCGCGGCCTGGTGCGCAGCGCCCTGGGCCGGCTGGCCCAGGCCGATGACGCCCCGGAAGACGCCCTCGACCGCGACCCCATCGACGAGGAACCGCAGGCCCCGCCGGCCGCCTGCGAAGAGGACGGCGGCCTCCCCGCCGCGGCGCCGCTGGCCGAACAGCGCATCCGCGCCGTGCTGCAGGTGCTGCGCGACCACGACGCGCCCCGTGTCATCGACCTGGGCTGCGGGGCGGGCAGGCTGCTGACCCGCCTGCTGGCCGACCCGTTCTTCACCCGCGTGACCGGCGTCGACGTCTCCCACCGCGCACTCGCCATGGCCCGCCGCAACGCCGAGCGGGCGGCGGTGGGCCGCGAGCGCCGCTGGGAGGTCTTCCAAGGCGCCCTCACCTACGCCGACGGGCGGTTCGGCGGCCACGACGCGGCCGTGCTGATGGAGGTCATCGAGCACATCGACCCGCCCCGGCTGCCCGCCGTGGAACGGGTGGTCTTCGGTGACGCCGCGCCCCGGCTGATCGTGGTGACCACCCCCAACGCCGAATACAACGTCCGCTACGAGGGCCTGGCGCCGGGCGCCATGCGCCACCCGGACCACCGCTTCGAATGGACCCGCAAGGAGTTCCGCGCCTGGGCGCACCGGGTCGCCGACGCCTACGGCTACCGCGTCCGCTTCCTGCCGGTGGGCGAGGACGACCCCGAGCTCGGCCCGCCGACCCAGATGGGGGTGTTCACCCGTTGA
- a CDS encoding polynucleotide kinase-phosphatase, whose product MTRRITIPEMALVVLVGVSGSGKSHFARRHFKPTQIVSSDHCRAVVSDDENDQSATADAFDLLHYIVHKRLRRGLLTVVDATNVQPHARRRLVQIAKEHDVLPVAIVLDVPERVARERNAARTDRDLPDRVVARQMRELKEGMGGLRREFRHCHVLKGVAEIDAVTIAYEKAWSDKRELTGPFDIVGDVHGCRAELEDLLTELGYEIQRDASGRACGARHPAGRTAVFVGDLVDRGPDTPGVLRLVMGMVAAGTALCVAGNHEDKLVRALKGRRVKVAHGLAESLRQLQAEPEDFRDRALAFMDGLISHYVLDGGRLVVAHAGLKEAYHGRASGRVRAFALYGETTGETDEYGLPVRYPWANDYRGKAMVVYGHTPVPEPEWINNTICLDTGCVFGGRLTALRYPERELVSTPARRVWYEPARPLEGGDAAPRAGARRESDVLKIEDVCDLSGVQTRLLGRVTVREENALAALEVMSRFAIDPRWLVYLPPTMAPVATSALPDHLEHPAEAFAEYRKAGLERVVCEEKHMGSRAVVVLCRDAETAAARFGVADGTSGAVYTRTGRAFFRRTARTEELLARLREAVGAAGLWRELDTSWLVLDCELMPWSVKATELIRTQYAAAGAAARAALPAALSVLDRAAARGLEVAGLRERTRRRAEAAELFRDAYARYCRPVDGLNGVTLAPFQVLAGEGAVHATARDHLWHLAIAERLAAADPTGLLTATAHRTVELDSPESVAAATAWWRELTESGGEGMVVKPLGAPDGDRKVQPGLKCRGREYLRIIYGPDYTAEENLERLRDRRLGRKRSLAMREYALGAEALRRLVDGEPLWRVHQAVFAVLALESEPVDPRL is encoded by the coding sequence TTGACCCGCCGGATCACGATCCCGGAGATGGCCCTGGTGGTGCTGGTCGGGGTGTCCGGCTCGGGCAAGTCGCACTTCGCCCGCAGGCACTTCAAACCCACCCAGATCGTCTCCTCCGACCACTGCCGCGCGGTGGTCAGTGACGATGAAAACGACCAGTCGGCCACCGCCGACGCCTTCGACCTGCTGCACTACATCGTGCACAAACGGCTGCGGCGGGGCCTGCTGACCGTGGTGGACGCCACCAACGTCCAGCCGCACGCCCGCCGGCGGCTCGTCCAGATCGCCAAGGAGCACGACGTGCTGCCGGTGGCGATCGTGCTGGACGTGCCCGAGCGGGTGGCGCGGGAACGCAACGCCGCCCGCACCGACCGCGACCTGCCCGACCGCGTGGTGGCCCGCCAGATGCGGGAGCTCAAAGAAGGCATGGGCGGCCTGCGCCGGGAGTTCCGCCACTGCCATGTGCTCAAGGGCGTGGCGGAGATCGACGCGGTCACCATCGCCTACGAGAAGGCCTGGAGCGACAAACGCGAGCTGACCGGCCCCTTCGACATCGTCGGCGACGTCCACGGCTGCCGCGCCGAACTGGAGGACCTGCTCACCGAGCTGGGATATGAGATCCAGCGGGATGCATCCGGCCGCGCCTGCGGCGCCCGCCACCCGGCCGGGCGCACCGCCGTGTTCGTCGGCGACCTGGTCGACCGCGGCCCCGACACCCCCGGGGTGCTGCGGCTGGTGATGGGCATGGTCGCCGCCGGCACCGCGCTGTGCGTGGCCGGCAACCACGAGGACAAGCTGGTGCGGGCGCTCAAGGGCCGCCGCGTCAAGGTCGCTCACGGGCTGGCCGAATCCCTGCGGCAGCTGCAGGCCGAACCGGAGGACTTCCGCGACCGGGCGCTGGCGTTCATGGACGGCCTGATCAGCCACTACGTCCTGGACGGCGGACGGCTGGTGGTCGCCCACGCCGGGCTCAAGGAGGCCTACCACGGCCGCGCCTCCGGCCGGGTCCGCGCGTTCGCGCTGTACGGGGAGACCACCGGCGAGACCGACGAGTACGGCCTGCCGGTGCGCTACCCGTGGGCGAACGACTACCGCGGCAAGGCCATGGTCGTCTACGGCCACACCCCCGTCCCGGAGCCGGAGTGGATCAACAACACCATCTGCCTGGACACCGGCTGCGTGTTCGGCGGCAGGCTCACCGCGCTGCGCTACCCGGAGCGGGAGCTGGTGTCCACGCCCGCCCGGCGGGTCTGGTACGAGCCGGCCCGCCCGCTGGAAGGCGGGGACGCCGCGCCGCGGGCCGGCGCCCGCCGCGAAAGCGACGTGCTGAAGATCGAGGACGTGTGCGACCTGTCCGGGGTGCAGACCCGCCTGCTGGGCCGGGTGACGGTGCGTGAGGAGAACGCGCTGGCCGCCCTGGAGGTGATGAGCCGGTTCGCCATCGACCCGCGCTGGCTGGTGTACCTGCCGCCGACCATGGCGCCGGTGGCGACCTCGGCGCTGCCGGATCACCTGGAGCACCCCGCGGAGGCGTTCGCCGAGTACCGCAAGGCCGGACTGGAACGGGTGGTGTGCGAAGAAAAGCACATGGGCTCGCGGGCCGTGGTCGTGCTCTGCCGGGACGCCGAGACGGCCGCCGCCCGCTTCGGCGTCGCCGACGGCACCAGCGGCGCCGTCTACACCCGCACCGGCCGGGCCTTCTTCCGCCGGACCGCCCGCACCGAGGAACTGCTGGCCCGGCTGCGCGAGGCGGTCGGCGCGGCGGGCCTGTGGCGGGAACTGGACACCTCCTGGCTGGTGCTGGACTGCGAGCTGATGCCCTGGTCGGTCAAGGCCACAGAACTGATCCGCACCCAGTACGCGGCCGCCGGGGCGGCCGCCCGCGCCGCGCTCCCGGCCGCGCTGTCCGTGCTCGACCGGGCCGCCGCCCGCGGCCTGGAGGTGGCCGGGCTGCGGGAACGCACCCGCCGCCGCGCCGAGGCCGCCGAGTTGTTCCGCGACGCCTACGCCCGCTACTGCCGCCCGGTGGACGGGCTGAACGGCGTGACACTGGCGCCCTTCCAGGTGCTGGCGGGGGAGGGCGCCGTCCACGCCACCGCCCGCGACCACCTGTGGCACCTGGCGATCGCCGAGCGCCTGGCCGCCGCCGACCCCACCGGCCTGCTGACCGCCACCGCCCACCGCACCGTCGAACTGGACTCGCCGGAGTCGGTCGCCGCGGCCACCGCCTGGTGGCGGGAGCTGACCGAATCCGGCGGCGAGGGCATGGTCGTCAAGCCGCTCGGCGCACCGGACGGCGACCGCAAGGTGCAACCCGGCCTCAAATGCCGGGGCCGGGAGTACCTGCGGATCATCTACGGCCCCGACTACACCGCGGAAGAAAATCTGGAACGGCTGCGCGACCGCCGCCTGGGCCGCAAGCGGTCACTGGCCATGCGGGAATACGCCCTCGGCGCAGAGGCCCTGCGGCGCCTGGTGGACGGCGAGCCGCTGTGGCGCGTCCACCAGGCGGTTTTCGCGGTGCTGGCCCTGGAATCAGAGCCGGTGGACCCTCGCCTCTAG
- a CDS encoding phosphotransferase family protein — MLDSATPLLAELVTIGRAAPGGSADAEPVTLYDRHGVLVVRVGDAVVKAHQADRDGGPRLAARMAAAERLPHLLLPPAGPPRRVHGRVVTVWPYGEPVSPDDPPWEESGRLLARLHLTEPPATTPPLPRWERPARLARAVTGLDGGGAAERVILRAHASLPGWARGEETPPPPERSALIHGDWHLGQLVRAADGRWRLIDVEDLSIGDPVWDLARPAALVSAGVLPGADWARLLAGYTGAGGPAMPADGDLWRVLDVPARILAIQIAATCVKSARAEGRPLDGFETALVDTCSRIFATGRSPGR; from the coding sequence GTGCTGGACTCCGCAACCCCCCTGCTGGCCGAGCTGGTCACGATCGGCCGGGCCGCGCCCGGCGGCTCGGCGGACGCCGAGCCGGTGACGCTGTATGACCGGCACGGCGTGCTGGTGGTCCGGGTGGGCGATGCGGTGGTCAAGGCCCACCAGGCCGACCGGGACGGCGGGCCGCGCCTGGCCGCGCGGATGGCCGCGGCCGAGCGCCTGCCCCACCTGCTGCTGCCGCCGGCCGGCCCGCCGCGCCGGGTGCACGGACGGGTGGTGACCGTGTGGCCGTACGGGGAGCCGGTGAGCCCGGACGACCCGCCCTGGGAGGAGAGCGGCCGGCTGCTGGCCCGGCTGCACCTGACGGAGCCGCCCGCCACCACCCCGCCGCTGCCGCGCTGGGAGCGGCCGGCCCGCCTGGCCCGGGCGGTGACCGGCCTGGACGGCGGCGGCGCGGCGGAGCGGGTGATCTTGCGGGCCCATGCGAGCCTGCCGGGCTGGGCGCGCGGCGAGGAGACGCCCCCGCCCCCGGAGCGAAGCGCGCTGATCCACGGCGACTGGCATCTGGGGCAGCTGGTGCGGGCCGCCGACGGGCGGTGGCGGCTGATCGACGTGGAGGATCTGAGCATCGGCGACCCGGTCTGGGACCTGGCGCGGCCGGCGGCGCTGGTGTCCGCCGGGGTGCTGCCGGGCGCGGACTGGGCGCGCCTGCTGGCCGGTTACACCGGCGCCGGAGGGCCGGCGATGCCCGCTGATGGGGACCTGTGGCGCGTGCTGGACGTTCCGGCGCGAATTTTGGCGATCCAAATCGCCGCCACCTGCGTCAAATCCGCGCGGGCCGAAGGACGCCCGCTCGACGGGTTCGAAACCGCGCTCGTCGACACCTGTAGCAGGATCTTCGCCACGGGGAGGTCCCCGGGACGGTGA